DNA from Leptospira koniambonensis:
TTTACCCAAAGGACCGAATCTGGATGATCTATCTCTCCATTTTTATTGGAAGAAAATGCCATAACTCCAAAAAGTCTTGCAAGCTCGAAAGCCCTACCCCTCGACTCTAGTCGGATAAATTTAGTCTCCGATTTTATATCAGAGAAATATTTTTCAAAACGTTCTTCTGTATCTTTTTCAGGATCTAAAGTTACAAATACTAGTCTTAGATCTTTTTGTTTCGAAATTAGGTTTTTCAATTTTTGCAAACTGCCATGGCATATTGTTTTGCAGTTAAGATATCCGAAATAGACCAGA
Protein-coding regions in this window:
- a CDS encoding SCO family protein, translating into MQTDIWKLAVGGLIVIFPLFYFLPSSSSGMMEADRSLPEFHISEEGSKTTDIREALIGKENLVYFGYLNCKTICHGSLQKLKNLISKQKDLRLVFVTLDPEKDTEERFEKYFSDIKSETKFIRLESRGRAFELARLFGVMAFSSNKNGEIDHPDSVLWVNSAGRIKGLIFEFDKHWDQNPTELIKFISDKKEPKFLNI